In a genomic window of Candidatus Beckwithbacteria bacterium:
- a CDS encoding AAA domain-containing protein, with protein sequence MNENNIQTDNSEDNVKLSKSLTFIREVAKYFMDFLETDFHKRKNPKRSVQLRSGNNLLIGLNLNKYPTFANLVWKAINHSFDKSVLNGIPKGVYRTNIPQNLLDLIELSLNKITNKQIAQILEQVTEEIEKSSTLYKKEYDQALSTALEAASKIIQTNLVLPFISYLEKPLENLNLGDEDSTYLMEEELTSVLTSLLENKISEVIKLLLAKEKVDISKQLKDVFDIDNAKANILSFFESFRVGDLFAEVYEMERNRTILDKQEFYLYFCDITFEKAKYPIFYIPFTVEKQNDLLNIEFDSQVYINKKALEYISQQYNQEKDKKGNLKTIAERIIYLAQHQNDFRELISEILNEITNFFELDNNINIDKTDPQVAKSFLVRASNSCYITLFDKSDEALVNDYEEILKLLSSEDSILAGAFNKLIDDFIQKDPKSFNIEIQEDWNDQEVQDKLVFQSPIPLNEEQLQILSAIKQDDCKYIIVQGPPGTGKSHTITAVVFNAILKNQSVLVLSDKKEALDVVEDKITETMNKVRTDDNFQNPVLRLGKIGNAYAKILSPISIKAITNNFLAVKKNYKDLEQNIDKSQKSLKEDIEAEILTYKDIDIKEIHEYFDLESYHTNNGFPIDLEEVVKQQESAIDLEEFRKIFLTLKAKLVIDTDENEKTLKIFELLDFSLDDFKDTSDFQKYLQFLNSLSSSITKLREVYGDNLNSILEFENFDSSRLKVLNSSIQKYKEEKNWLFGYLFKKDQIERLNTEFRKNFKYSSSIEPQQNLKKLDEAANIYNYADEIFSKLDNKFISKLDYLHFFHQVIKDESVLSFLNDLIALNDDIKYLGSNINKYPLTAKKLKVNLSSFKTLTDNKFTKISDLDFDKLIRYLSLNQKIEKDFQDIPALNYDSQKKDIESLLTVQMTHVMDNRLIGFWTQHQATAIALKKIIQSKMKFPQSEFLKLKEAFPCILAGIRDYAEYIPLEPEIFDLVIIDEASQVSVAQAFPALLRAKKVLILGDKKQFSNVKTAQARSDENRKYLSQLKDCFVKCISDEGTKLVKLEKFNIKTSILEFFEFISNYNTQLLKYFRGYKEIISYSNKYFYQDSLQVMKIRGKSIDEVLKFSFIKHDGKTELLQNSNELEVKYIISELKKLKESGSSQSVGIITPHTNQQKLLVEKISQLPEKDYFYDTFKLKIMTFDTCQGEERDIIFYSMVATEEDDHLWGVFIKDLNDVDVEEEGRIKAQRLNVGLSRAKECMHFVLSKPIENYTGSIGEALRHYYFVLNEAKKEHSVTEVDKKSKMEPEVMNWFYQTDFWTKHKDSVEFIPQFELGKYLKQLDRTYNHPKYKVDFLLVYKDETHKEHKIVMEYDGFKEHFKDVDEINEYNYQDYYSESDIYREKVLESYGYRFLRVNKFNIGSNPIATLNERITSLVKNGAGKNNVISHIHETVENLENGSMKECPKCKEVREYKDFRDPDLTTGYGRFCMHCKGYTLVDKPVEEVNDVVTSGDKNCPKCGSSMILRNGRYGRFYGCSRFPYCRGTRQYI encoded by the coding sequence ATGAACGAAAATAATATTCAAACTGATAACAGTGAGGACAATGTTAAGCTCTCTAAGAGCCTTACTTTTATTCGCGAAGTGGCTAAATATTTTATGGATTTCCTGGAAACAGACTTCCATAAAAGAAAAAATCCAAAACGAAGTGTTCAATTAAGGAGTGGAAATAATCTGCTTATTGGTTTAAACCTCAACAAGTATCCCACTTTTGCTAATCTGGTTTGGAAAGCGATTAACCACTCTTTCGATAAAAGTGTCTTAAATGGGATACCAAAAGGGGTTTATCGCACCAATATTCCTCAAAATCTCCTTGATTTAATAGAATTATCTCTCAATAAAATAACAAATAAGCAAATTGCTCAAATACTAGAGCAAGTCACAGAAGAGATTGAAAAATCATCTACTCTATATAAAAAAGAATATGATCAAGCCCTAAGTACCGCCCTTGAAGCAGCTTCAAAAATTATCCAAACAAATTTAGTCTTACCGTTTATTAGTTATTTAGAAAAGCCGCTAGAGAATTTGAATTTGGGAGATGAAGACAGCACTTACTTAATGGAAGAGGAACTTACCTCTGTTCTCACCTCCTTGCTTGAAAATAAAATTTCAGAAGTAATTAAGCTTCTATTGGCAAAAGAAAAGGTTGATATCTCCAAACAACTAAAGGATGTTTTTGACATCGATAACGCAAAAGCTAATATTTTGTCATTTTTTGAAAGTTTCCGTGTCGGAGATTTATTTGCGGAAGTATATGAGATGGAGCGGAATCGTACCATTTTAGATAAACAGGAATTCTATCTTTATTTTTGCGATATTACTTTTGAAAAGGCAAAGTATCCAATTTTCTATATTCCGTTTACTGTAGAAAAACAAAATGATCTATTAAATATAGAGTTTGATTCTCAAGTCTATATAAACAAGAAAGCACTTGAATACATTTCACAGCAATATAATCAAGAAAAAGATAAAAAGGGAAATCTAAAAACCATTGCTGAAAGAATTATTTATCTAGCACAACATCAAAATGATTTCAGAGAATTAATAAGCGAAATATTGAATGAGATTACTAACTTTTTTGAATTAGACAACAATATTAATATAGACAAAACAGATCCGCAGGTTGCAAAGAGTTTCCTTGTTAGGGCGTCTAATTCATGCTACATAACCTTATTCGATAAATCTGATGAGGCGCTGGTAAACGATTACGAAGAAATTTTAAAGCTTCTTTCTTCCGAGGATAGTATTTTAGCTGGCGCTTTTAACAAGTTAATTGATGACTTTATTCAGAAAGACCCAAAAAGTTTCAATATAGAAATTCAAGAAGATTGGAATGATCAAGAAGTCCAGGATAAACTTGTATTCCAAAGCCCAATTCCTTTAAATGAAGAGCAGCTTCAAATACTATCTGCTATAAAGCAAGATGATTGTAAATATATTATTGTGCAAGGTCCTCCTGGAACAGGTAAAAGCCATACAATAACCGCAGTTGTTTTCAACGCAATACTTAAAAACCAATCCGTTTTAGTTCTATCGGACAAGAAAGAGGCTCTTGATGTTGTCGAGGATAAGATAACGGAAACGATGAATAAAGTCAGGACTGATGATAATTTTCAAAACCCTGTTTTAAGATTGGGGAAAATAGGTAATGCTTATGCAAAGATACTAAGTCCAATATCAATTAAAGCTATTACAAATAATTTTCTTGCAGTAAAGAAAAATTATAAGGATTTAGAACAGAATATTGATAAATCTCAAAAGTCATTAAAAGAGGACATAGAAGCCGAAATATTAACCTATAAGGATATCGACATAAAAGAGATTCACGAATACTTTGATCTTGAAAGCTACCATACAAACAATGGCTTTCCGATTGATTTAGAAGAAGTAGTTAAACAGCAGGAGTCTGCGATAGATCTTGAAGAATTCCGGAAGATATTTTTAACACTGAAAGCTAAATTAGTAATTGATACTGATGAAAATGAAAAGACGCTAAAAATATTTGAATTATTGGATTTTTCTCTTGATGACTTTAAAGATACATCTGATTTTCAAAAATATTTACAGTTTTTGAACTCTCTTTCTTCCTCTATCACTAAACTGCGTGAAGTATATGGGGATAACTTAAATTCAATTCTAGAGTTCGAAAACTTCGATTCCTCTAGATTAAAAGTTCTAAATTCCTCAATACAAAAATATAAAGAGGAGAAAAACTGGCTATTCGGCTATCTATTCAAAAAAGATCAGATAGAGCGGCTAAATACTGAATTTAGAAAAAATTTTAAATATTCATCGTCAATTGAACCACAACAAAACTTAAAGAAGCTTGACGAAGCGGCAAACATTTATAATTACGCAGATGAAATATTTAGCAAACTTGACAACAAATTTATTAGTAAACTGGACTACTTACACTTTTTTCATCAAGTCATAAAAGATGAAAGTGTTTTGTCATTTTTAAATGACTTAATAGCTTTAAATGATGATATAAAATATCTCGGCTCCAATATAAATAAGTATCCACTTACGGCTAAAAAACTGAAAGTTAATCTTTCGTCGTTTAAAACTCTTACTGATAATAAGTTCACAAAAATATCAGATTTGGATTTTGATAAATTAATCAGGTATTTGAGTCTAAACCAAAAGATTGAAAAGGATTTTCAAGACATTCCTGCTCTTAACTACGACAGTCAAAAGAAGGATATTGAGAGCTTACTTACTGTGCAGATGACTCACGTCATGGACAACAGGCTCATTGGGTTTTGGACTCAACATCAGGCTACTGCGATTGCTTTAAAGAAAATAATTCAAAGCAAAATGAAGTTTCCTCAAAGTGAATTTCTAAAGCTTAAGGAGGCTTTCCCTTGCATTTTAGCTGGAATTAGAGATTATGCCGAGTACATCCCTCTCGAGCCAGAAATATTTGATCTAGTAATTATTGATGAGGCTTCACAAGTAAGCGTTGCTCAGGCTTTTCCTGCTCTATTAAGAGCTAAAAAGGTATTAATCCTTGGAGACAAGAAACAATTTAGTAACGTTAAGACTGCCCAAGCTCGATCAGATGAAAATAGAAAATATTTAAGTCAATTAAAAGATTGTTTTGTTAAATGTATTTCTGATGAAGGTACAAAATTAGTAAAGCTCGAAAAATTTAACATTAAAACCTCTATTCTTGAGTTCTTTGAATTTATTAGCAACTACAACACGCAACTCTTAAAGTATTTTAGAGGCTACAAAGAGATTATTTCCTATTCGAATAAATATTTTTATCAGGACAGTCTTCAAGTAATGAAAATTCGAGGGAAGTCGATTGATGAAGTACTGAAATTTTCGTTTATCAAACATGATGGAAAAACGGAGTTGTTGCAAAATTCTAATGAATTGGAAGTCAAATATATTATTTCGGAATTGAAAAAACTAAAGGAATCAGGATCTAGCCAAAGCGTTGGTATTATTACGCCTCATACTAACCAACAGAAATTATTAGTTGAAAAAATTAGCCAATTACCCGAAAAGGATTACTTTTACGATACTTTTAAATTAAAGATAATGACTTTTGATACCTGCCAGGGTGAAGAGAGAGACATTATATTTTATTCAATGGTTGCGACTGAAGAAGACGATCATCTTTGGGGCGTGTTCATCAAAGATTTAAATGATGTTGATGTTGAAGAAGAAGGAAGAATAAAAGCCCAACGATTAAATGTTGGCTTAAGTCGTGCTAAAGAATGTATGCATTTTGTGCTAAGTAAACCTATTGAAAACTATACCGGCTCAATAGGCGAGGCTTTGAGACACTATTATTTTGTCCTTAATGAAGCCAAAAAAGAGCATAGTGTTACCGAAGTTGATAAAAAATCCAAGATGGAGCCTGAAGTTATGAATTGGTTTTACCAGACGGATTTTTGGACAAAACATAAAGATAGTGTTGAGTTTATTCCCCAGTTTGAGCTTGGAAAATATTTGAAGCAACTTGATAGAACCTACAATCATCCAAAATATAAGGTAGATTTCTTACTTGTATATAAAGATGAAACACATAAAGAGCATAAGATCGTAATGGAATATGATGGTTTTAAGGAGCACTTTAAGGATGTAGATGAGATAAATGAATATAACTATCAAGACTATTATTCTGAGTCAGATATTTATAGAGAAAAAGTATTAGAAAGTTACGGCTACAGATTTTTAAGAGTAAATAAAT